The following proteins come from a genomic window of Streptomyces sp. NBC_01716:
- a CDS encoding HypC/HybG/HupF family hydrogenase formation chaperone, with protein sequence MCLAVPGRVLSTSEVDGALMAQVDFGGVRKEVCLQYIPDAEIGEYVVVHVGFAIQRLDEESALRTLANFERLGLLEEEFGDGFERAAGQPESAEGTVK encoded by the coding sequence ATGTGTCTGGCAGTCCCCGGGCGGGTGCTCAGCACGTCCGAGGTCGACGGCGCCCTGATGGCCCAGGTCGACTTCGGCGGCGTACGTAAGGAGGTCTGCCTCCAGTACATCCCCGACGCGGAGATCGGCGAGTACGTCGTCGTCCACGTCGGATTCGCCATCCAGCGGCTCGACGAGGAGTCGGCCTTGCGGACACTCGCGAACTTCGAGCGACTCGGGCTCCTGGAGGAGGAGTTCGGCGACGGTTTCGAACGCGCGGCCGGACAGCCCGAATCAGCGGAAGGCACGGTCAAGTGA
- the hypD gene encoding hydrogenase formation protein HypD yields MKYLDEFSDPDLAKRLVDQIHAATTRPWAMMEVCGGQTHSIIRHGIDQLLPDGVEMIHGPGCPVCVTPLEIIDRALAIAARPGVIFCSFGDMLRVPGSDRDLFSVKSAGGDVRVVYSPLDALKLARENPGKEVVFFGIGFETTAPANAMTVHQARRLGVRNFSLLVSHVLVPPAIAAIMESPACRVQAFLAAGHVCSVMGTSEYPPLAKKYQVPIVVTGFEPLDILEGVRRTILQLEQGRHEVENAYPRAVRDEGNLPAMEMLRDVFEITDRTWRGIGMIPGSGWRLSEKYAEFDAERRFDVAGIRTAESSLCRSGDVLQGLIKPHECAAFGKECTPRNPLGATMVSSEGACAAYFTYRRLELVDAK; encoded by the coding sequence GTGAAGTACCTCGACGAGTTCAGCGACCCGGACCTCGCCAAGCGGCTGGTCGACCAGATCCACGCGGCCACCACCCGCCCCTGGGCCATGATGGAGGTCTGCGGCGGCCAGACACACTCGATCATCCGGCACGGCATCGACCAACTCCTGCCCGACGGGGTCGAGATGATCCACGGGCCGGGCTGCCCGGTCTGCGTGACCCCCTTGGAGATCATCGACCGGGCGCTGGCGATCGCCGCCCGCCCCGGTGTCATCTTCTGCTCCTTCGGCGACATGCTGCGGGTGCCGGGCAGTGACCGGGACCTGTTCTCGGTGAAGAGCGCGGGCGGTGACGTACGCGTTGTGTACTCCCCGCTCGACGCGCTCAAACTGGCCCGTGAGAACCCGGGCAAGGAAGTCGTCTTCTTCGGCATCGGCTTCGAGACGACCGCCCCCGCCAACGCCATGACGGTCCATCAGGCACGGCGGCTCGGCGTACGGAACTTCTCCCTGCTCGTCTCGCACGTGCTCGTACCGCCCGCCATCGCGGCCATCATGGAGTCACCCGCCTGCCGGGTGCAGGCGTTCCTCGCCGCCGGGCACGTGTGCAGTGTGATGGGGACCTCCGAGTACCCGCCGCTGGCGAAGAAGTACCAAGTCCCCATCGTGGTCACGGGATTCGAGCCGCTCGACATCCTCGAAGGGGTCCGCCGCACGATTCTCCAGCTCGAACAGGGCCGCCACGAGGTGGAGAACGCCTACCCCCGCGCCGTGCGTGACGAGGGCAACCTCCCCGCCATGGAGATGCTGCGGGACGTCTTCGAGATCACCGACCGGACATGGCGCGGTATCGGAATGATCCCGGGCAGCGGATGGCGACTGTCCGAGAAGTACGCGGAGTTCGACGCCGAACGCCGGTTCGACGTGGCCGGCATCCGTACCGCCGAGTCGTCGCTGTGCCGGTCGGGCGATGTGCTCCAGGGGCTGATCAAGCCCCACGAGTGCGCGGCCTTCGGCAAGGAGTGCACCCCCAGGAACCCGCTCGGCGCCACGATGGTGTCCTCCGAAGGCGCGTGCGCCGCGTACTTCACCTACCGCCGGCTCGAACTGGTCGATGCGAAGTGA
- the hypE gene encoding hydrogenase expression/formation protein HypE — protein sequence MTETTNHVPAPVTAPATGAAGNGLDFESWTCPVPLRATPAVVMGHGGGGAMSAELVEHLFLPAYGSAAAPELGDSAVLTVGGGTRLAFSTDSFVVRPMFFPGGSIGDLAVNGTVNDLAMSGATPLFMSSAFILQEGTALTELGRIAQDMGAAARAAGVRLVTGDTKVVDSGSGDGVYVNTSGIGVIPAGVDIGPRRAEPGDAVLISGDIGVHGVAVMSCRDGLDFGTTVESDTAPLHGLVAAMLATGTDVHVLRDPTRGGVAASLNEIATASGVGVELVERDLPVPGTVRDACSLLGLDPLQVANEGKLIAIVPGDRSDEVLAALQAHPLGGAARRIGTCVPEHPGMVVARTGLGGSRVVPLPVGEQLPRIC from the coding sequence GTGACTGAGACGACGAACCACGTCCCCGCGCCTGTGACCGCCCCGGCGACCGGCGCCGCCGGCAATGGCCTCGACTTCGAGAGCTGGACCTGCCCCGTTCCCCTCCGCGCGACCCCGGCGGTCGTCATGGGCCACGGCGGCGGCGGTGCGATGTCCGCCGAGCTGGTCGAGCACCTGTTCCTCCCCGCCTACGGCTCCGCCGCCGCGCCCGAACTGGGCGACTCGGCCGTGCTCACCGTCGGTGGCGGCACCCGGCTCGCCTTCTCCACCGACTCGTTCGTGGTCAGACCGATGTTCTTCCCAGGCGGCTCCATCGGGGACCTCGCCGTCAACGGCACCGTCAACGACCTGGCGATGTCGGGAGCCACACCGCTCTTCATGTCGTCCGCGTTCATCCTCCAGGAAGGCACCGCGCTCACCGAACTCGGCCGGATCGCCCAGGACATGGGCGCGGCGGCGCGAGCCGCCGGGGTCAGGCTGGTCACCGGCGACACCAAGGTCGTCGACAGCGGCAGCGGGGACGGTGTCTACGTCAACACCTCCGGGATCGGGGTGATCCCCGCGGGTGTCGACATCGGCCCGCGCCGGGCCGAGCCCGGGGACGCCGTACTGATCAGCGGCGACATCGGCGTCCACGGCGTGGCGGTCATGAGCTGCCGGGACGGCCTGGACTTCGGTACGACGGTCGAGAGCGACACCGCGCCCCTGCACGGTCTCGTCGCCGCGATGCTCGCCACCGGCACCGACGTGCACGTTCTGCGCGACCCCACACGCGGTGGCGTCGCCGCCTCGCTGAACGAGATCGCCACCGCATCGGGCGTCGGCGTCGAACTCGTCGAGCGGGACCTGCCCGTGCCCGGCACCGTGCGCGACGCGTGCAGCCTGCTCGGGCTCGACCCGCTCCAGGTCGCGAACGAGGGCAAGTTGATCGCGATCGTGCCGGGCGACCGCTCCGACGAGGTCCTCGCGGCCCTCCAGGCGCACCCTCTGGGCGGCGCGGCCCGCCGGATCGGCACCTGCGTGCCCGAACACCCCGGCATGGTGGTGGCCAGAACCGGGCTCGGCGGCTCGCGGGTCGTCCCTCTCCCCGTCGGCGAACAGCTCCCGAGGATCTGCTGA
- a CDS encoding DUF6390 family protein, which yields MSERGAILFARYAYPPNELGYCGPADSAALLRPADPDGIERGARQFDGAWCYLEFLAETAGIDDPLDERVVEAYWIGNDLLDLADPAALLARMRDRFRGQQGGTWRAAADRAVAHHSFQVFDVYPWAELLRASGNPTALSVLDRCRIRTGVVRSVSGETATVESRPLTWTGTALTPGPPRDESVRWSTGGRSLIAGPAPGDLVALHWDWVCDVLTATQAARVESIEARRLAAPEHVPATG from the coding sequence ATGAGTGAGCGCGGCGCGATCCTCTTCGCGCGGTACGCCTACCCGCCCAACGAGCTCGGCTACTGCGGCCCGGCGGACTCCGCGGCGCTGCTCCGCCCCGCCGACCCCGATGGCATCGAGCGCGGCGCCCGCCAGTTCGACGGGGCCTGGTGCTATCTCGAATTCCTCGCCGAGACGGCGGGCATCGACGACCCGCTCGACGAGCGCGTGGTCGAGGCGTACTGGATCGGCAACGACCTCCTGGACCTGGCCGACCCGGCGGCCCTGCTGGCCCGGATGCGCGACCGCTTCCGCGGCCAGCAGGGCGGCACCTGGCGCGCCGCCGCCGACCGCGCGGTCGCCCATCACAGTTTCCAGGTCTTCGACGTCTACCCCTGGGCGGAGCTGCTGCGCGCATCCGGCAATCCGACGGCGCTGTCGGTCCTCGACCGGTGCCGAATCAGGACGGGCGTGGTCCGCTCGGTCTCCGGCGAAACGGCCACGGTCGAGTCCCGCCCCCTGACCTGGACGGGGACGGCCCTGACGCCCGGCCCGCCCCGCGATGAGTCCGTCCGCTGGTCGACGGGAGGCCGCTCGCTGATCGCCGGGCCGGCTCCCGGCGACCTCGTGGCGCTGCACTGGGACTGGGTGTGCGACGTGCTGACCGCAACCCAGGCGGCACGCGTCGAGTCGATCGAGGCGCGCCGGCTCGCGGCGCCGGAGCATGTACCCGCGACGGGGTGA